Proteins from a single region of Euleptes europaea isolate rEulEur1 chromosome 21, rEulEur1.hap1, whole genome shotgun sequence:
- the PDILT gene encoding protein disulfide-isomerase-like protein of the testis — protein MNVPWILFLLGLGVLSSYAGADGVEATGEEPEETTLPDIEEEGNVLILKKSNFDRALEENRYLLVEFYVALSGPSQTLAAEFARAAEELKSSAVDIRLGKVDVTEQKDFKKEFDIQDFPTLKFFVDGDRSKPVDCKGVRAASAFVTWVRRRIGSCTAYLNSTEQAEAFLDPEGLAVIGFLKSPQGRAGEIFCNSARSTPELPFGTAASDEVFAHFGIREDMIVIFQKGKPVYNEVVEEGKLNDVELTRLIKTFTMDLVTEYNQETSVKIFDVPVENHILLFIPKSSSVFNEAYEEFKSVALEFRGKIIFIVVDTDESRNGRVIEYFQVIEIEVPAVQILNLTSDARYKMPAERVTGRNLRSFCQSYLEGTAKRHLSSEEIPEGWDQKPVKDLVGKNFDRVVFNEKNHVFVMFYAPWSEACQEVLPVWGELGKMYENRKNIVIAKIDYTANNVHLLNLERYPFFRYFPVGSTTRVEPYKGEPTLDAFANFLEEQIQAEKKVSSKTKKKYAVKKGAKITKKEEL, from the exons ATGAACGTTCCGTGGATTCTCTTTCTGCTCGGCTTGGGGGTTCTCTCTTCCTACGCAGGAGCTGATGGTGTTGAGGCCacaggggaggagcctgaggaaacCACGCTACCTGACATTGAAGAGGAGGGCAATGTGCTAATCCTCAAGAAAAGCAATTTTGATAGGGCCCTGGAGGAGAACAGGTACCTGCTGGTGGAGTTCT ATGTCGCTTTATCTGGGCCCTCTCAGACCTTGGCTGCGGAGTTTGCCAGAGCTGCCGAAGAGCTCAAAAGCTCCGCCGTGGACATCCGCCTTGGCAAAGTGGACGTGACGGAGCAGAAGGATTTCAAAAAGGAATTCGACATCCAGGACTTTCCGACGCTGAAGTTCTTCGTGGACGGCGATCGGAGCAAACCCGTTGACTGCAAAG GAGTTAGAGCGGCCTCTGCCTTTGTCACATGGGTGAGACGAAGAATCGGATCCTGCACGGCATACCTGAACAGTACAGAGCAGGCCGAGGCCTTCCTTGACCCGGAAGGTTTGGCTGTGATTGGGTTTTTGAAG AGCCCTCAAGGAAGGGCAGGGGAGATCTTCTGCAACTCCGCAAGGAGCACCCCTGAGCTCCCTTTCGGGACGGCAGCCAGCGACGAAGTTTTTGCGCACTTCGGCATCAGAGAGGACATGATCGTCATCTTCCAAAAG GGGAAACCTGTTTATAACGAGGTGGTGGAAGAAGGCAAGCTGAATGACGTGGAGCTGACGCGGTTAATTAAAACCTTCACCATGGATTTAGTGACGGAATATAACCAGGAG ACATCTGTGAAGATTTTTGATGTTCCTGTGGAAAATCACATCCTTTTATTCATCCCCAAGAGTTCGAGTGTGTTCAACGAGGCGTACGAAGAGTTTAAGTCTGTTGCCCTAGAATTCCGGGGGAAG ATCATATTCATAGTGGTGGATACCGATGAGAGCAGAAATGGCCGGGTGATCGAATACTTCCAGGTCATCGAGATCGAGGTCCCTGCTGTGCAGATCCTGAACCTGACCAGCGATGCCCGGTACAAGATGCCGGCAGAGAGGGTGACTGGGAGGAACCTTCGGAGCTTCTGCCAGAGCTACTTGGAAGGGACAGCCAAG CGACATCTGTCCAGTGAGGAGATTCCAGAAGGCTGGGACCAGAAGCCAGTGAAAGACCTGGTTGGGAAGAACTTTGATCGGGTCGTCTTCAATGAGAAGAACCACGTCTTTGTCATGTTCT ACGCTCCTTGGTCCGAGGCCTGCCAGGAAGTGCTCCCGGTCTGGGGAGAGCTGGGCAAGATGTACGAAAACCGGAAAAACATCGTCATTGCCAAGATAGACTACACGGCAAACAACGTCCACTTGCTGAACCTGGAGCGTTACCCGTTCTTCAGATACTTCCCTGTTGGATCGACAACCCGG GTGGAGCCCtacaaaggagagcccacccttgaTGCTTTCGCCAACTTTTTAGAAGAACAGATCCAGGCGGAGAAGAAG GTGTCGTCAAAGACTAAGAAAAAATATGCTGTGAAGAAAGGGGCGAAAATCACCAAGAAGGAAGAACTGTAG